In Tessaracoccus flavus, the following are encoded in one genomic region:
- a CDS encoding ABC transporter ATP-binding protein produces the protein MTAPAITIRHLSKSYGALPALQDLNLTLRGGQIVGLLGENGCGKTTLLKVIAGALSQWRGDVEIHGHRPGPESKAIVSFLPDASFLADGDTIDDCIAQYRDFFADFQESKCRDLVRFFGLDTGRKLATLSKGMREKAQIALAMSRDAKVFLLDEPISGVDPAARDVLLEAIVRDLPEDALVLISTHLIHDLEPVLDAVAFMRFGTILLSGEVDDLREQHGNSIDQLFREVYKWSAR, from the coding sequence ATGACCGCACCTGCCATCACCATCAGGCATCTCTCGAAAAGCTACGGCGCCCTACCCGCCCTCCAGGATCTGAACCTGACCCTGCGAGGAGGCCAGATCGTCGGGCTGCTCGGTGAGAACGGCTGCGGGAAGACCACCCTGCTCAAGGTGATCGCCGGAGCGCTCAGCCAGTGGCGGGGTGACGTCGAGATCCACGGACACCGGCCCGGCCCCGAGTCCAAGGCGATCGTCTCGTTCCTCCCCGACGCCAGCTTCCTCGCCGACGGCGACACCATCGACGACTGCATCGCGCAGTACCGGGATTTCTTCGCGGACTTCCAGGAGTCCAAGTGCCGGGATCTAGTCAGGTTCTTCGGCCTCGACACCGGCCGCAAACTGGCGACCCTCTCGAAAGGGATGCGGGAGAAGGCACAGATCGCTCTCGCCATGTCCCGCGACGCCAAGGTGTTCCTGCTGGACGAACCGATCTCCGGGGTCGACCCGGCGGCCCGGGACGTGCTGCTGGAGGCAATCGTGCGGGACCTGCCCGAGGACGCGCTCGTCCTCATCTCCACCCACCTCATCCACGATCTCGAACCAGTCCTCGACGCGGTGGCGTTCATGCGGTTCGGGACGATCCTGCTGAGCGGCGAGGTCGACGACCTGCGCGAGCAGCACGGCAATTCCATCGATCAACTCTTCAGGGAGGTCTACAAATGGTCGGCGCGCTGA